The Papaver somniferum cultivar HN1 chromosome 3, ASM357369v1, whole genome shotgun sequence genome includes a region encoding these proteins:
- the LOC113357858 gene encoding phenylalanine N-monooxygenase-like: MKNNTSTLVSSTFLPLRWGSAPDIAVSGISALFLTSTFPTTALLLLVSVFAFFIQIQSKSKTKSSSLPLPPGPAASWPIVGNLPDLFHKKPAFRWIERLMKEINTDILSVRLGNTHIIPVTSPEIAREFLRKQDANFASRPITMGTEYSSRGFLSVAVAPLGDQWKKMRRVVASELMSPLRLRWLLEKRSEEADNLVRYIYNQCIDNAITTNDVGGVVNVRKVSRMYSGNVIRKLMFNIRYFGKGRKDGGPGAEEEEHVQSLFNVLSLLYAFSVADFMPSLRWLDLDGHEKLMKKASKIVNSYHDPIIDDRIKQWRSADGTKFINKKEPQDLLDVLISLKDAEGNPILSTDEIKAQSADLIYASVDNPSNAVEWALAEMINQPELLQKAVEEIDTVVGKDRLVQESDFPRLNFVKSCAREAFRLHPIAPFNLPHVAINDAVVAGYFIPKGSHVILSRTGLGRNPKVWDEPLKFKPERHLDGSGEQVVELVENDLRFISFSTGRRGCMGIPLGTSMTVMLLARLLQGFSWSAPPGETIGLSESSYDLFLAKPLCALAKPRLPIHLYPTV; the protein is encoded by the exons ATGAAGAACAATACTAGTACCTTGGTCTCATCTACTTTCTTGCCTCTAAGATGGGGTAGTGCTCCTGATATAGCTGTATCTGGAATCAGTGCACTTTTCCTCACTTCCACCTTCCCAACCACGGCGCTTCTACTACTAGTATCCGTTTTTGCATTTTTCATCCAAATCCAatccaaaagcaaaacaaaatctaGCTCTCTTCCACTACCACCGGGACCAGCTGCTTCGTGGCCGATTGTTGGTAATCTCCCCGACTTGTTTCACAAAAAGCCGGCTTTCCGATGGATAGAGAGACTCATGAAGGAGATTAATACCGATATCTTAAGTGTTCGTCTTGGAAATACCCATATAATTCCAGTGACTTCACCTGAGATTGCTAGAGAGTTTTTGAGAAAACAAGATGCTAACTTCGCGTCAAGGCCTATCACAATGGGTACTGAATATTCAAGCCGTGGGTTCTTATCAGTTGCGGTTGCACCATTAGGagatcaatggaagaagatgagaaGAGTGGTGGCTTCTGAACTTATGTCTCCTTTGAGACTCAGATGGCTTCTTGAAAAGAGATCCGAAGAAGCCGACAACCTTGTTCGATACATCTACAACCAATGCATTGATAACGCCATTACTACTAATGATGTTGGTGGAGTCGTGAATGTAAGGAAAGTTTCAAGAATGTACAGTGGAAATGTCATTAGAAAATTGATGTTCAATATTAGGTATTTTGGTAAAGGAAGAAAAGATGGAGGTCCTGGCGCTGAAGAAGAGGAACACGTCCAATCACTCTTTAATGTTCTATCTCTACTCTACGCATTCAGTGTAGCAGATTTTATGCCTAGTTTGAGATGGTTAGATTTAGATGGTCATGAAAAGCTCATGAAGAAAGCTTCAAAGATTGTTAACAGTTACCATGATCCTATaattgatgacagaatcaaaCAATGGAGATCAGCAGATGGTACTAAATTCATCAACAAGAAAGAACCACAGGATCTCCTTGACGTTCTCATTTCTCTCAAGGATGCTGAGGGGAACCCTATCCTATCGACCGATGAAATTAAAGCTCAATCAGCG GATTTGATATATGCATCAGTAGACAATCCATCAAATGCAGTTGAATGGGCACTGGCAGAGATGATCAACCAACCTGAACTGCTCCAGAAAGCCGTAGAAGAAATCGACACGGTCGTCGGAAAAGACAGACTCGTACAAGAATCAGATTTCCCACGTCTAAATTTTGTCAAGTCATGCGCTAGAGAAGCATTCCGTCTCCACCCAATTGCACCGTTCAACCTACCACACGTTGCGATAAACGACGCAGTTGTGGCCGGGTATTTCATCCCAAAGGGAAGTCATGTAATTCTAAGTCGTACAGGACTTGGCCGTAATCCTAAAGTGTGGGATGAACCGCTCAAGTTCAAACCCGAGAGGCATTTGGATGGATCCGGTGAACAGGTGGTTGAGCTAGTCGAGAATGATCTTCGTTTCATTTCTTTTAGCACCGGACGGCGTGGATGCATGGGTATCCCTCTTGGGACGTCAATGACAGTGATGTTATTGGCTCGTCTTCTTCAAGGTTTCAGCTGGAGTGCACCACCAGGAGAGACCATCGGACTCAGTGAGTCTAGCTATGATCTGTTCTTGGCCAAACCTCTTTGTGCTCTTGCCAAGCCACGGCTGCCCATCCACCTTTACCCAACtgtttga